From the genome of Nicotiana sylvestris chromosome 2, ASM39365v2, whole genome shotgun sequence, one region includes:
- the LOC104246209 gene encoding uncharacterized protein, with protein MSILSAHSDNHTASSSSSPSSPNPNSNHGSKQQQEPPRPLGDSPSISSDNFSGNMAPTISHATGGSSKKVNNFSTSQDGFRSLGRPKNGRISLHEPGKSAGTIDPSSRRDHFGSNSPQGIATRSAPRRTQMVSGNHLLNFHYDPISRPQTRAPPPRRYMKRKPYNKDLFLQANYKFVLLDSGNYTPDSMDPDKILQWEDIVCVRYSTPFHVQCPICLEDPFCPQITSCGHIFCFPCVMQYLMIYEDDERKDDFKKKCPLCFMMISSKDLYTIQIENVKQHRVGDAIEFVLLTRDKDSFTLSLKNNDGTGATEEVQKSFSKFTFTSDVDLSVRQAVSDLDGWLARADSGLVDDMEKLPFVCAAMEQLEQRKKYWNEQHIAVKNNNTSRDNYLGKCPNGSLSPESSQTPSGPSTPEMPSSHPADQPISQEKSTLHKAVRDSQLIQAADAESVGDCVGSSLTLYDNNKGLQKDNSGVTDREEINSYSFYQAVDGQHLILHPLNMKCLLRYYGGYDSLPNRISGKILQMESVTQSEAMRRRYRFLSHFSLTTTFQLCEIDLSKMLPMDALSPFMEEIKSREKQRKWLARKELREKVKAEAIGMHLEPLPLSFAGPSYTEQPNFTSDDFEALGSTSTTVTSSSSLVPGGKQLFSSVARLGFAAGCDPPALKTDEPRRDSTVASVLSGTKSSGTLSFANVTSKAKAVEGPNASKSNDAGKRGKKPTRILMSTSGGRRY; from the exons ATGTCCATCTTGTCTGCCCATAGCGACAATCATAcggcttcctcttcttcttccccaagctCTCCAAACCCTAACTCCAATCATGGATCCAAACAGCAACAAGAACCCCCTCGCCCACTCGGCGACTCTCCCTCAATTTCCTCCGACAACTTCTCAG GAAACATGGCTCCTACTATATCACATGCTACTGGCGGATCTTCCAAAAAG GTGAACAACTTCAGTACCAGTCAAGATGGTTTCAGAAGTTTGGGACGTCCCAAAAATGGTAGAATCTCACTGCATGAACCAGGGAAATCAGCTGGGACCATTGATCCTTCCAGCAGACGCGACCATTTTGGCTCCAATAGTCCTCAAGGAATTGCAACGCGCTCAGCTCCAAGAAGAACCCAGATGGTTAGTGGCAATCACTTGCTGAATTTTCATTATGATCCCATTTCTCGTCCACAAACTAGGGCGCCTCCTCCAAGGAGATACATGAAGAGAAAGCCTTACAACAAAGACTTGTTTCTCCAAGCAAATTACAAGTTTGTTCTGTTGGATTCAGGCAATTACACGCCTGACTCAATGGATCCAGACAAAATTTTACAATGGGAGGATATTGTTTGTGTGAGATATTCCACTCCATTTCATGTGCAATGCCCAATATGCTTAGAGGATCCTTTCTGTCCTCAGATAACATCATGTGGTCATatcttttgttttccttgtgtTATGCAATATTTAATGATCTATGAAGACGATGAGCGGAAAGACGATTTCAAGAAGAAATGTCCCTTGTGCTTTATGATGATATCTTCGAAGGATTTGTACACCATCCAAATTGAGAACGTTAAGCAACATCGTGTTGGTGATGCCATAGAGTTTGTCCTTTTGACCCGCGACAAGGATTCATTTACTTTATCTTTGAAAAATAATGATGGCACTGGTGCTACAGAGGAGGTTCAGAAGTCCTTTTCTAAGTTCACATTTACTTCAGATGTCGACCTTTCTGTCCGACAGGCAGTGTCTGATCTTGATGGTTGGTTAGCTAGAGCAGATTCAGGCCTAGTTGATGACAtggagaaacttccctttgtctgTGCCGCAATGGAACAATTGGAGCAGAGGAAGAAATATTGGAATGAGCAACACATTGCTGTCAAAAACAACAACACTAGCAGAGACAATTATTTGGGAAAGTGTCCTAATGGATCTCTGTCACCAGAAAGTTCTCAGACCCCGTCTGGTCCATCTACTCCAGAAATGCCATCCAGTCATCCCGCTGATCAGCCGATATCGCAGGAGAAATCAACTCTCCATAAGGCAGTGAGGGACTCTCAGCTTATTCAAGCTGCAGATGCTGAATCAGTAGGAGATTGTGTTGGATCTTCATTGACCTTATATGACAATAACAAGGGCCTACAGAAAGACAATAGTGGCGTTACGGACAGAGAAGAGATCAATTCCTACAGTTTCTACCAG GCAGTTGATGGTCAGCACCTTATCCTTCATCCACTGAACATGAAGTGTCTTCTGCGTTACTACGGTGGCTATGATAGTCTTCCTAACAG AATTAGTGGAAAGATATTACAAATGGAGTCTGTGACGCAATCTGAGGCCATGAGAAGGCGCTACCGCTTCTTAAGTCATTTTTCTTTGACAACAACGTTTCAG CTCTGTGAAATTGATCTCAGCAAGATGTTGCCCATGGATGCACTTTCTCCATTTATGGAGGAGATCAAAAGTAGGGAAAAACAAAGGAAGTGGCTAGCTAGGAAG GAACTGCGTGAAAAAGTTAAAGCTGAAGCCATTGGCATGCACTTAGAGCCTTTGCCGCTTAGCTTTGCAGGACCTTCTTACACAGAACAGCCTAATTTCACTAGCGATGATTTTGAAG CTTTGGGAAGTACAAGTACGACTGTTACATCATCAAGCTCCCTAGTGCCTGGAGGCAAGCAGCTGTTCTCCAGTGTTGCAAGGCTTGGTTTTGCCGCTGGATGTGATCCTCCAGCGCTTAAGACGGATGAGCCCAGACGTGATTCTACTGTTGCATCTG TTCTTTCAGGAACAAAGAGTTCTGGAACCCTGTCCTTTGCAAATGTAACGTCCAAAGCAAAAGCTGTTGAAGGTCCCAATGCGTCTAAATCAAATGATGCAGGGAAGAGGGGGAAGAAGCCAACTCGGATCCTAATGTCAACGTCTGGTGGTAGGCGTTACTGA